Part of the Rhineura floridana isolate rRhiFlo1 chromosome 8, rRhiFlo1.hap2, whole genome shotgun sequence genome is shown below.
ataccaccagtccggaccgtcctttatatggtttctcactctgctctagcacagatctcactagatccccctgctaggcagcaccaccagtcacgtcctataaccaatactcccagagactttgcctgagtctctctctagctggttacttttgtgactgcgtgcttatgctgttcccaacccccttgtatctttatagataacgcatacaactctgggttgctctggatactggaattgttattattcctcccttcaccgctgccaccattagatactgtttctgttcagccttggtaattaccttgccctcccttctggtatgtatatcccccagccaaggatcaggcctttggtaaaccaaataagtatttattaaatatcagaaataacaagattagttttagaatgtttcacaagcgtatggtttcatctattcctgttttgtacttgacttattattaatcagaactccaactccctctttctccactccTGACCTcccccctcaaacacctctttctccacattcccaacatccaccaccttcttctccaccctgctAACAtccccccagattcaactgtcattcttccatttatactcccagccactcaaacgctcagccaatcatccagcattctactgctcatgtactcccccctcctctttcactccacttaccatatgtcttctatataaacagcacttaccgtatttacactataagcagaaACATCACAGGCACCCagggagaaatttaaaaaattaaaatgcttaatttgggttgtgttttttttttaaataaaaatggaaatggactgccttcaagttgatcctgacttatgggttttcatggtaagcggtattcagagggggtttaccattgcattccaCTGGGGCTGACAGGCAgttactgacccaaggtcacccagtgaggttcatggctgtgtggggatttgaaccgaaactgaggttatcatactttggatacataatgagaagacaggattcactagaaaataccataatgccgggaaaaacagaagggagtagaaaaagaggaaggccaagcgaGATGggctgattccataaaagaagccacagacctgaacttacaagatctgaatagggtggtccatgacagatgctattggaggtcgctgattcatagggtcgccataagtcgtcatcaatttgaaggcacataacaactcctcccaggttctagtccagcaccttaaccactacaccacatataAAAGAGCAGATTAATTCTGATAGCAAGGTCAACTCAGACTGCAGTCCTCTGCACTTttatctgggagcaagccccataaTGAACACAAACTAACTTCCAAAGAAACATACCCAAGACTGAGCTGTTAAATTTTTCTCCATGCTGCTCTCAGATAATTTAAAGGAAGAAGACAAAAAAACTTTCTTTGTTTCCACCCTGTTCGTTAGGAGAACGCGATAACCCACTATAGAAACCCGTCTTTACTGATGCCATCTCTTCTTTCTCCGGCAGGTACCATTACAATATCTCACCTGTGCGTCTTAAATGCATAGAACAGACCACTGCAAGGCGCCCTTTTTCTATGTGAAAGATCACAGTGCCAGTTACACACACCGCTCTATGGCAAGTTGTCCCCTCTCATTCTGCTTCTGTccccaaaggtttttttttcttcttccttgaaATCATCGGAGAAGGATTTAACAGCTCAATCTTAGGTATGTTTCCTAGAAAGTCAGTTTCATTGCGTTCAGTACGGGGCTTGCTCCCAGCGAAGAGTGCAGACGACTGCAGTCTGAGTTGACCTTGATATCAGAATTATTCTACcctgttatttaaaaaaataccaaattaggtattttaagttttttttaaaaaaaatctccctggGTGCCTCCTTCCTTGAGCCCTGGAAAAACGGCTCAAGGTGTGTGTAAAATCCTCATTTATTTGGGCCGAAGATGTGAACTGCACACTCAAGTATGCGGTCTACTCAGACCCATTGAGTTCGATGGTGCTTACCTCTGggggtgtataggattgcagcctaaatgcagATTTTAAATAGTACGCAATGCTTAGCTGTCAATAGCGAGACGCTTTTGATCATGCCCCTATAGGTACGATTTCTGCGTAGGAGAGTGCCTTTGCGTTCTTTTTTAGTTATGGGACTTACAGGAAGTTTTGCTAAGCAGCAATATGATTGTAAGTCCATTGCATATATGTCTTCAGGTTTGCGTGTTCGCGACAATACTGATTCTTTTGGAATAATAGTTCAATCTCAAGCATCGAGTCCTGCATTAATATTTCTCTACTCACTCATTGAGCTGCAACACATATAGAAGACAATTTCAAATAAACTTTATTGTAAGGGTTTCCGTAGTGTAGTGGTTATCACGTTCGCCTAACACGCGAAAGGTCCCCGGTTCGAAACCGGGCGGAAACACAGCGGTTGCTTTCGCTTGAAAAAGTTCATTTTGAAGTGCTTATATCGCAGGCTTGGGATTCTTGTTTATTCGTTTAattaaaaggctttaaaatatgttttagttAGTACGAATTGAAAAAGGcttattgtatgtgtgtgtgtgtggaaccgGCTGGTTAGTCTGTTTCAAATGAATAATGTGCATTTGTAATAGCGTTTTCAACATATCACTTTATATATGAAACAATTAGGGTACATAGGCTACACTGGATTAACATTTCTTGCAAGTCAGCATATAAATATTGTGATTATATATGCAGATTGCAGTcctgtttagatttttttttcctatttcccACTTCTGGTCAGCATTGCTACAGCACAAAAGCGCTAAGAAACGTTGGGAAAATATTTTGTGTAGCTTTGGGGTAAGGTGACGTTCCTTTATGCTGTAAATTACAATGTAGATTCTAATAGAGTCAAGCGGACTATTCCGACTCCGAAGCTAGCGTCTTGTTGTTAGCACCCAAATAGTTACTCTTAGTGGGGCACTtgggaactacatttcccatcatgctTAAAAACCCAGGATGTTAACGTAATTTTATGGCGCGAAGCATCATGGGAAGCGTAGTTTTGTACCGTTTGAACAAACCCTCCCACCAGAACCTAACTCGGCCCCGCCTCCATTTCAACCTGCTCTCCCCAACCCCGCCCCATCAGCACTCTTTAGTCCCCAGAGTTTATTTGAGAGCGGAAGTGAGATTTCGGCCACCGCCAACCCTCCAAGGAAACGGTGCAGCCCGCGTCATCATAAAATGGCGGACTGAGGTGAACAAGGTTCtgtgtccccacccccacccctgcccctCTCCAGGTGTGTTTGCCCAATAAttctgaggggaggggagaaggggcgATTGGACGGGACCAATTTGGCGGAGCGGGGGGAGACAAAGGGAAGACAGAGGAAGTGAAAGGCTACCTGGAGAAGTGGAAGTTGAGAGGGGTGGGACTGACCACAGAGGGCGAGTGAAgcggcgggtgtgtgtgtgtgtggtgtgtgtgtgtgacaggacTGGGCCAATAGCTGTGGAGAATGTTTGTCAGGCAGTCTGATTTGGGGGAAGAGGCGCTCCTCGCCTGCAGCTAATTCCTTGGCAAGGCCGTGCCCCTTTGTGTTCGCTGGGGCTGACTCCCAGACCGTACTAAGGCTGCTGTCCTAAGGACACTTATAGGGAGCAAGACCCGTTGCACCCAAAGGGTATTACTGCCAAGCACTAAACCAACTTGTTGGGCGATGCATAATTTGTATAGGtttgcacagtggggaggagagactgcccgggagtccagagtctgagagttcaaatcccctctcgtgtctcctgggtgtcaagggccagctaatgatcaccccacagggagtggctcaggggttatgtgccctgccacctgtgcagccgtgggcaagctgcagagtcccaagtagcccagttgcccccccagctggcagttgcggaaaaggaaggggctggcttgtgcagctgtggcaagctgagcaggccctagccagctggggaggactagctgcagagggaggcaatggtaaaccccctctgaataacgcttaccatgaagatcctattaatagggtagccataagtcgggatcgacttgcaggcagtccatttcgaTTTTGCAATTTATGGGGGCAGATGTGTGCACAATTAATAGGAAGCATGTACCATCAAAACAAGCCAGGAGGAATTTACTGCAGCCGGATAAGGCCTTATTTAGGACTTGAAAAGTGCAGATCAGTGTAATGAGCCAACTGGTCAGAGGTGGGAGCAAGTATTGGCTGGATTGGACCGCGTTGCCTGGTATGTGAGCAAAAGGCTCTGCTGAACTAAGTGGTCTTGAGGGACAGAATTGATCTAAGTTGTAAGTGACAGACAAGCCGGAGTTACTGGGGTGTTAGGCAACCATCcttgatagagagagagagagacttttctgGCACTTGGATAAGAAGGCCAGAAGGATGGTGCTCATGAAGTATGTGATCATGAGGGACTAGGTACTGGAAGCCCAAAAATGGGGAAAAGGGAGAGTGATGTATTGGGAGGCATCAACTTCTCAATCTCCGGCTATAAAATGTGGCATAACAACTCCTGAGCTCATTCCAGCATCTGTGTTTATGTGTTCAAGGGCTTgactcagatgttgctgaaagagAGGCAACAACTCCCAGAAAGAGAAGGGCCTCTTCTTTTATCACACTGGCATAAACTGGGTGTGGGGAATTTTTGGTCTCCATTATTTTTTTGCTCAACTACAGTTCCTACactccatgcttgctggggctgatgggagttgtagttcagcagcacctggcaggccaaaagttccccagccctggtataAATGATTGTATACACCAAGAGAGTTAACTTACCTGGTGGCTGGAGTGTGCATTCTTAGACAAAACCACTGCAAAATAGCAACAGAGTGTTGCTGCTACACTTTGGGATTTGTTGCTTATGTACAGGGGCATTGTTGACTTGGGGCCCAATTTACATTTTACAAAAATTCTTTGTAGGAGACTACATCCAACGAACATGTGGACATATGTGGTGTCTCTGCAACATATCCATGCATGTGCAGATTGTTTGCTGCATACTGGATTGTTATCTGAGCAATCTATGTTAGGATGCTATTATTTTCTATACGGATGTACCCTCTTTGTAGGAATTATGTGATGTATGAAGTAGCCCTATGGATAATAACTGAAATCCCAATCTTAAATTGTTGACAGAGTAGCAAGCCCTCCACGAGGCTGTCTGGAACAAAACAACCCCTTGAAATGAAGAATATCACATTTTCTGTAACCTAGTGTATTACAGTTATGGCTCAAACCAGTGGTCTGTGTAGTTTAACAATCTAGTTTCAGACAGTGGTCACTCACATGGAAACTTGCTATATGTGATGGTATTCACATAATTGGTCCTCAAGCGCAATATTTTTCTAGTAGAAATAGCCAGTGTGGAGCCCCCAATTCAGATCAGGACCCTTATGTTTGGGGCTTTAGCTTCCTTTTCCCATGTAATCCCCATGTCAGGGTCCCATTTTGGATCAGAACTCACACACTGACTATTATCTTCTTTACAAAATCCTGCATTTAATGCCAAATGATGTGATTAACATTGCATCTAGCTTAGTCCCCAGAAGGAAGAtgaccccccttttttttttttagtctctTGGCTTCTGGTCAGAGAAATATTTGTTTAGAAGGCTGCTTCTTTGGGTATTATGACCAGAAGCCATGAGTAGGTATGGAACGGACACTTTTTGTAAAACAATTTATACTCGTGGCTTTTTATATCTAGCTTTGGATGCCTACATCAGGTTCTTCACAGCTTATTTTTTTTGAGCGCCATGCTTTTCTCCATAGTAACTTAATCAAATTATGTTGCTTCCCATCCTATATTTCTGATTGTATGGAAAGCAAGATCTTTGAGTGGGGACCATAGTACTTCTGTTTCCTAAGCCTGGCATACTGGTGCTAAATGTGTTCCTTTGCCTTCTCAGGCCAAGCCAGGAAGCTGCGTGTGTCACTCTGCAAAATGCAGTATTCTCATCACTGTGAGCACCTACTGGAGAAACTGAACAAACAGCGAGAGGTGGGCTTCCTTTGTGACTGCACCATTGTTATTGGTGAATGCCAGTTTAAAGCTCACCGAAATGTTCTGGCTTCCTTTAGCGAGTACTTTGGGGCTTTTTACAGGGATACTTCGGAGAGTACCATATTTTTGGATCAGAATCAAGTGAAGGCCGATGGATTTCAGAAACTTCTGGAGTTTATATATACGGGAGATTTAAACCTTGACAGGTAATATAATATGGCTGGGGATTTATGTGCAGAGtagtcaaaataaacatgttacagaaaattaaaaagcCAGGTTTCTGCCTGAAGGCTTAAAGTCTGAGAAGACATATCACAAGGGGAGAGGGCGTAGGACAGAAAAGGAAACTAGGATATGCAAGGTCAGGTATGATGCCACCTGGTAGTTGATGTAgtccaggcttctctctctctctctcaacaggcTAGTCCATAGGCTAACAATTATACCATAAAATACAGCAAATATTTACTCATCTTTGCCGGTGATTATTTAAGAGGCCAGTTTCTCATCCtagcctcccctccccaccctgaaGGATATAAGTGGCAAATGGAAGGGAACTGAGGGCTAAACTACAAGTGGTGCCCTTGAGTACgttatttttttccccagaaatCACCTGCATGGGCCCCCACAACTCACATGAGGACCCTGGCATGGGGCATAAGAGGCACTATTATTATTCGatctcttacctgcccttcatcagaaggtcccagggcaacccacagcaatataaaatacaatattaaaaacagtttaagacaAATCTTAGGCCTTtgcccctgcccccacccccaccccgaccCCGACCCCGACCCCGCAATTTACATGGAATAAAGCTCTCATTAGATTGTGATCATCTTAGGCCTGGGCTAACCCTTTAGTCCTAGACTGCTATTTTAGTGGTGGTGTTGCAAGCAGATGCCGATGCTGCAAGAGCTAACCCTAAGGACCTGTTCTCTTTCCACACCCTTCCTCCATTATACATATCAGCCATTTTCTTCCATGCATGCTGGGACAAAGGCAAGAGTTATAAGAAGTAGGTTGTTGCTGAGCAGGTAAAAGTGGTAAGCAACAGCAGAGGCTTTGGCAAAGACTGTTCTTGCCTGAGTCAGGGCACAGGCAAATTAATCAGGGTGGGGAGAACTTTGACAGGCTCTGTTGATGTTCATATTGTGAAGGAAATGGACTTAAGTGCCCTTTATGTGTCTTTGAAGGGGGCAGGAATGAGCCTGCAGGGGGAGACCAATGTTGCTGGTCCTTTAGCCTAGATCATTTTGAAAATACAGCACTTGATCAGtgttaaaatattaacattgctGGCCATTGATTTTAATATAGTTAGTATGTTTCTTTAAATCATGTTCTTAATTTctgttctcattttttaaaaagtataggaAGCTTATGTTTCTAATAACCTAGTTATATAACCTACATCTGAAGGGTACCTCTGGGGCATTGAGATCTGAACCTGAGTCTTCCCTGTGCAAACTTGATGTTCAGTCACACCACTGCACTGGAAAAGCATGGTGGTAGATGATCATTCTGTAAAAGTCAGCTTTGATTTTAAATCAGATTGTTTTAAAAGGAATCCTTAATATAATTGAAACTTTAAAAAATTTATGAAAATATCCAGTCTAAATGCTAAAAATCtgattaaaaaaatcattttttaatcaatttatttatttaatttatttatttattgtatttatataccaccccatagccgaagctctctgggcggtttatggtaactaaaaacataaacaaacatacaaatataaaacacatcttttaaaaacaattttaaaatttaaaacaatttaaaaacacatgctaaaatgcctgggagaagaggaaagtcttgacctggtgccgaaaagataacagtgttggcgccaggtgcacctcgtcaggaagatcattccataatttgggggccaccactgagaaggccctctcccttgttgccatcttacaagcttccctcggagtaggcacccagaggagggccttagatgttgagcatagtgtacgggtgggttcgtattgggcgaggcattccatcaggtattgtggtcccaagccgtgtaaggctttataggttaaaacaaaTTCTATAGGACAGCCAATTTTCTTCAGCTGGTACATCCCCATTTAATCTTTTTCCCTTGCAGCTGGAATGTTAAGGAAATACATCAGGCTGCTGACTATCTCAAAGTGGAGGAGTTAGTCACTAAATGTAAAATAAAGATGGAAGACTTTGCTTTTATTGCTAATCCCTCTTCTACAGAAATCTCTAGTATCACTGGAAATATTGCATTGAACCAGCAGACTTGCCTGCTAACCCTTCGTGACTACAACAACCAGGAGAAATTGGATGCCCCTTCAGTGGATGCGGCTCAGTCCCCAGTCTTAACTGCAACCACAGAAAAAAAATCCGTTCAAACCAAAAAGCGAAAGAAGGCCTTCACCTCTCTGAAAAACCTGCCAAACAAGCCAGCACAATATCCAAGTGATGCCGCAGAGAACTCTGTGGTGGAGATGTTTTTAGATGCGAATAAACTAGCCACAGAGATAACGGAACAGGCTGCCCAAGGTGGAGATAATTCTGAGCTGCAGCTTACGCCTGTGGTGGAAAGTGAAACCTTTGCTGCTCAGGAGATCCTCGTCCAGACTATGACTATGAAGTCCAAGCAAGATTGTGCTTTGAAAGAGCACTGCTTGTCCAACATCACCAGCGAGAACATCTCTTACCAGTTGGAAAGCTCAGGGGAGGAACTGGATCAGAAATACCCCAAGGCCAAGCCGGTGTGTAACACCTGTGGGAAGGTGTTTTCCGAAGCCAGCAGTCTGAGACGGCACATGAGGATCCACAAAGGAGTCAAACCATACGTGTGCCAGCTCTGTGGGAAGGCCTTTACACAGTGCAACCAGCTGAAGACGCATGtcagaactcacacaggtaggCTCTTTGCTTTGTGTTGGGAGTTGCCTCCTGTGAACGGGACAAGTTGCTTTCCCTCCTGCAGCATTGTGGATTTGTAGTTCCTGTTGATTATGGTACTATCAGGAGTGGAACATTCTTTACCACCAATGTTTTATTTTCATCATGTTT
Proteins encoded:
- the LOC133390153 gene encoding myoneurin-like; the protein is MQYSHHCEHLLEKLNKQREVGFLCDCTIVIGECQFKAHRNVLASFSEYFGAFYRDTSESTIFLDQNQVKADGFQKLLEFIYTGDLNLDSWNVKEIHQAADYLKVEELVTKCKIKMEDFAFIANPSSTEISSITGNIALNQQTCLLTLRDYNNQEKLDAPSVDAAQSPVLTATTEKKSVQTKKRKKAFTSLKNLPNKPAQYPSDAAENSVVEMFLDANKLATEITEQAAQGGDNSELQLTPVVESETFAAQEILVQTMTMKSKQDCALKEHCLSNITSENISYQLESSGEELDQKYPKAKPVCNTCGKVFSEASSLRRHMRIHKGVKPYVCQLCGKAFTQCNQLKTHVRTHTGEKPYKCELCDKGFAQKCQLVFHSRMHHGEEKPYKCDACNLQFATSSNLKIHARKHSGEKPYVCDRCGQRFAQASTLTYHVRRHTGEKPYVCDTCGKAFAVSSSLITHSRKHTGEKPYICGICGKSFISSGELSKHFRSHTGERPFICELCGNSYTDIKNLKKHKGKVHAGSENPPDPITLDHSFNDQDSIPNEKSPLLESADVKPSDIALPLPIGTEDHQVLLPVTDSQSPQSDTLLRSTITGYSEPQFIFLQQLY